In the genome of Salinispirillum sp. LH 10-3-1, one region contains:
- a CDS encoding lysozyme inhibitor LprI family protein, with amino-acid sequence MNKFFAIALTALSLTALATDDALDCERAISTMDINQCALEELYLAESEMEHYLEASYQHNGYDPELIAAIKTAQKAWAAYRTSHCDSVYTQWRDGTIRGVMGISCQTALTQQRTHEIWRHFLTYMDSTPPVLPEPGVSRDLGGKTH; translated from the coding sequence GTGAATAAATTCTTTGCCATCGCACTTACTGCGTTATCACTCACCGCACTTGCCACGGACGACGCGCTCGATTGCGAAAGAGCCATTTCTACCATGGACATCAACCAGTGCGCCCTCGAAGAGCTCTATCTGGCCGAGTCTGAAATGGAGCATTACCTAGAAGCCAGTTACCAGCACAACGGCTACGACCCTGAACTGATCGCTGCGATTAAGACCGCGCAAAAAGCGTGGGCGGCGTATAGGACATCGCATTGCGACTCTGTGTACACTCAGTGGCGTGACGGCACTATTCGGGGCGTCATGGGTATTTCCTGCCAAACGGCATTGACCCAGCAAAGAACGCATGAAATTTGGCGGCACTTCCTAACGTACATGGACAGCACACCACCGGTGCTGCCTGAACCTGGGGTCAGCCGTGACTTGGGCGGAAAAACTCATTAG